From the Deinococcus aquaticus genome, one window contains:
- a CDS encoding molybdopterin oxidoreductase family protein: MNAAPSCTVRTTCPYCAVQCNFDLHLEQGLPVRITPTRECPVAHGTVCKKGLAALSDLRHPDRLTTPLLRRDGQLVPVSWPEAMAHVREVLTPLISSAPQRVGVFGSGSLTNEKTYLLGKFARVALQTPNIDYNGRYCMASASAALNRTLGIDRGLGFPLSDMTRSDLILLVGANIAETLPPVMQYLKGTRERGGAIYAIDPRATTTARVAGRHLAPRPGTDGILALGLLHLMKTWGRIRPTAPAHGLSDVLWHADAYPPARVAHECGIPETDLMTLARAYADARTPLILTGRGPEQHTHGTDTVQAWLNLAFLTGHVGKQGGGFGTLTGQGNGQGGREHGQKNDQLPGARSLRDPRHRAQMAAHWNVLESHLPQPGYSAQELLNACGESGEGGIDALIVLGSNPVVSAAGAGQVTEKLRALKHLIVIDFLPSETAQLATLVLPGSMWCEEEGTTTNLEGRVQRRRRAMTAPGAAREDWRILCDLAHAIGRPHGFTYPTFRDLQDDFFLATRGGKADYSGLSAERLDRSSAQWPVPRADGPDTPLAYAPTYPTPDGLATLHVPRLPTPDLAPRALHLTTGRLGNQYQSGTQTRRNPALKAENTVQIHPDTALAYGLRAGQSVTLRTAHGQATLPVTLTPGIRPDTLFMPFHWPDTANLLTDPTALDPHSRMPGFKITPVTLLPAPAAAHTTDARAEPREEPSAAPRPLRPTPTT; encoded by the coding sequence ATGAACGCGGCCCCCTCCTGCACCGTCCGCACCACCTGCCCCTACTGCGCGGTGCAGTGCAACTTCGACCTGCACCTCGAGCAGGGTCTGCCCGTCCGCATCACGCCCACACGGGAATGCCCGGTCGCGCACGGCACCGTCTGCAAGAAAGGCCTCGCCGCGCTCAGCGACCTGCGCCACCCGGACCGCCTGACCACGCCGCTGCTGCGCCGTGACGGCCAGCTGGTCCCCGTCAGCTGGCCCGAAGCCATGGCCCACGTCCGCGAGGTCCTGACCCCCCTGATCAGCAGCGCCCCGCAGCGCGTCGGCGTGTTCGGCAGCGGCAGCCTCACCAACGAGAAAACGTACCTGCTGGGCAAATTCGCCCGCGTGGCCCTCCAGACCCCCAACATCGATTACAACGGCCGCTACTGCATGGCCTCGGCCAGCGCCGCCCTGAACCGCACCCTGGGCATCGACCGGGGCCTGGGCTTCCCGCTCTCTGACATGACCCGCAGCGACCTGATCCTGCTGGTCGGCGCGAACATCGCCGAGACCCTCCCCCCGGTCATGCAGTACCTCAAGGGCACCCGCGAACGCGGCGGCGCCATCTACGCCATCGACCCGCGCGCCACCACCACCGCCCGCGTCGCCGGACGGCACCTCGCGCCCCGCCCCGGCACGGACGGCATCCTGGCCCTGGGCCTGCTGCACCTCATGAAAACCTGGGGCAGGATCCGCCCCACCGCGCCCGCCCACGGCCTGAGCGACGTCCTCTGGCACGCCGACGCCTACCCGCCGGCCCGCGTGGCCCACGAGTGCGGCATTCCCGAAACGGACCTGATGACCCTCGCCCGCGCCTACGCCGACGCCCGCACGCCACTGATCCTTACCGGACGCGGCCCCGAACAGCACACCCACGGCACCGACACCGTGCAGGCCTGGCTGAACCTCGCCTTCCTGACCGGCCACGTCGGCAAGCAGGGCGGCGGGTTCGGTACCCTGACCGGCCAGGGCAACGGCCAGGGCGGCCGCGAACACGGCCAGAAGAACGACCAGCTGCCCGGCGCACGCAGCCTGCGCGACCCCCGCCACCGCGCGCAGATGGCCGCCCACTGGAACGTCCTGGAATCCCACCTGCCCCAGCCCGGGTACAGCGCCCAGGAACTCCTGAACGCCTGCGGCGAGAGCGGCGAGGGCGGCATCGACGCGCTGATCGTGCTGGGCAGCAACCCGGTCGTCAGCGCCGCCGGAGCCGGACAGGTTACCGAGAAACTACGCGCCCTCAAGCACCTGATCGTCATCGACTTCCTGCCCAGCGAGACCGCGCAGCTCGCCACGCTGGTCCTGCCCGGCAGCATGTGGTGCGAGGAGGAAGGCACCACCACCAACCTCGAAGGCCGCGTGCAGCGCCGCCGCCGCGCCATGACCGCCCCCGGCGCCGCCCGCGAGGACTGGCGGATCCTGTGCGACCTCGCGCACGCCATCGGCCGGCCTCACGGCTTCACGTACCCCACCTTCCGCGACCTGCAGGACGATTTCTTTCTCGCCACCCGCGGCGGCAAGGCCGACTACAGCGGCCTGAGCGCCGAACGCCTCGACCGCTCAAGCGCCCAGTGGCCCGTCCCGCGCGCCGACGGGCCCGACACGCCCCTGGCCTACGCGCCCACCTATCCTACCCCCGACGGACTGGCCACCCTGCACGTGCCGCGCCTGCCCACCCCGGACCTCGCGCCGCGCGCCCTGCACCTGACCACCGGCCGCCTCGGTAACCAGTACCAGAGCGGCACCCAGACCCGCCGCAACCCCGCCCTGAAAGCCGAGAACACCGTGCAGATCCACCCGGACACCGCCCTGGCGTACGGCCTGCGCGCCGGACAGTCCGTCACGCTGCGCACCGCGCACGGACAGGCCACGCTGCCCGTCACCCTGACGCCCGGCATCCGCCCCGACACCCTGTTCATGCCGTTCCACTGGCCCGACACGGCCAACCTGCTGACCGACCCCACCGCCCTGGACCCCCACTCCCGCATGCCGGGTTTCAAGATCACGCCCGTCACGCTGCTGCCCGCGCCCGCCGCCGCCCACACCACCGACGCCAGGGCCGAACCCAGGGAGGAACCCAGCGCCGCGCCGCGCCCGCTGAGGCCCACACCCACCACCTGA
- a CDS encoding PAS domain S-box protein → MPDRETQLFVAMFRKSPIGMALVSPLGRFMTVNDALCALLGYPREKLLTLTFQDITHPDDLDADLGLLRQLLEGEIPQYEMRKRYYHSDGRELWAQLNVSMILSDDGSPSFFVSQIQGLSAAGAPAGPTPASSTPVTG, encoded by the coding sequence ATGCCCGACCGTGAAACGCAGCTGTTCGTCGCGATGTTCAGGAAGTCGCCCATCGGCATGGCGCTGGTGTCCCCGCTGGGCCGTTTCATGACCGTGAACGACGCCCTGTGCGCCCTGCTGGGCTACCCACGCGAGAAACTGCTGACCCTGACCTTCCAGGACATCACCCACCCGGATGACCTGGACGCCGACCTGGGCCTGCTGCGGCAACTTCTGGAAGGCGAGATACCGCAGTACGAGATGAGAAAACGCTACTACCACTCTGACGGGCGTGAACTCTGGGCGCAGCTGAACGTCTCCATGATCCTGTCCGACGACGGGTCCCCCTCGTTCTTCGTGTCGCAGATTCAGGGCCTGTCCGCAGCGGGCGCCCCTGCCGGCCCCACACCGGCCAGTTCAACACCGGTCACTGGCTGA
- a CDS encoding uroporphyrinogen-III synthase produces the protein MDWFAGLNVLSLESRRSEEMHTLIRKYGGAPQVAPSMREMKLDLNAPLSQFERDLSAGDIHAVACLTGVGTRMFLKELAARDPQHLETLRAVPFVSRGSKPAQALKTFGLSSTIVPKPSTWHEVQEHLIATLERGQHAVILEYGEAVPTAMLRELGYAGIRVTSIPVYRCAFPQDTGPLARAVRDVILGGPDILLLSSGTQILHFLKYAEKLNLLEEARAGLNRMVVVSIGPACSEAAADLGLRIDLEANPHKMGILVRTAAEHGPAILAARLGRTG, from the coding sequence ATGGACTGGTTCGCTGGCCTGAACGTACTGAGTCTGGAATCCCGCCGCAGTGAAGAGATGCACACCCTGATCCGCAAGTACGGCGGCGCGCCCCAGGTCGCCCCCAGCATGCGCGAGATGAAACTGGACCTGAACGCGCCCCTGTCGCAGTTCGAGCGTGACCTGAGCGCCGGGGACATTCACGCCGTCGCCTGCCTGACCGGCGTGGGCACCCGCATGTTCCTGAAAGAACTCGCGGCCCGCGACCCGCAGCACCTGGAAACCCTGCGCGCCGTGCCGTTCGTGTCGCGCGGCAGCAAACCCGCCCAGGCCCTCAAGACCTTCGGGCTGAGCAGCACCATCGTGCCCAAACCCAGCACCTGGCATGAGGTGCAGGAACACCTGATCGCCACGCTGGAACGCGGGCAGCACGCCGTGATCCTCGAGTACGGCGAGGCCGTCCCGACCGCCATGCTGCGCGAACTCGGCTACGCCGGGATCCGCGTGACGAGCATACCCGTGTACCGCTGCGCGTTCCCGCAGGACACCGGCCCGCTGGCCCGCGCGGTGCGGGACGTGATCCTGGGCGGCCCGGACATCCTGCTGCTGTCGAGCGGCACGCAGATCCTGCACTTCCTGAAGTACGCCGAGAAACTGAACCTGCTGGAAGAAGCCCGCGCCGGACTGAACCGCATGGTCGTGGTGTCCATCGGCCCGGCCTGCAGCGAGGCGGCCGCCGACCTGGGCCTGCGCATCGACCTGGAAGCCAACCCGCACAAGATGGGCATCCTGGTGCGCACCGCCGCCGAGCACGGCCCCGCCATCCTGGCCGCCCGCCTGGGCCGCACGGGGTAA
- the nirD gene encoding nitrite reductase small subunit NirD, whose protein sequence is MTLTPAHPTAVSPTLPWTRVCAVSDILPGTGVCALIDGQQVAVFHVAGRVFALGNLDPFTGASVLSRGLTGSYTRNGQIRLKVASPLLKHTFDLETGESLDTPGVRVPMYATRTEGGDVWTGSLA, encoded by the coding sequence ATGACCCTCACCCCCGCCCACCCCACTGCCGTCTCCCCCACCCTGCCCTGGACGCGTGTGTGCGCCGTCAGCGACATCCTGCCCGGCACGGGCGTGTGCGCCCTGATCGACGGGCAGCAGGTCGCCGTGTTCCACGTGGCGGGCCGCGTGTTCGCCCTGGGGAACCTCGACCCGTTCACTGGCGCGAGCGTCCTGTCGCGCGGCCTGACCGGCAGTTACACCCGGAACGGTCAGATCCGCCTGAAGGTCGCCTCACCGCTGCTGAAACACACCTTCGACCTTGAAACCGGCGAGAGCCTTGATACGCCCGGCGTGCGCGTTCCCATGTACGCCACCCGCACCGAAGGAGGTGACGTATGGACTGGTTCGCTGGCCTGA
- a CDS encoding MFS transporter: MTHAPSALTSAPALTGNAPLTPDARRVVTLATLGFTLMFAVWLMFAIVGLPIRKELGLTDAQFTLLTAIPVLTGSLLRLPAGIWADRYGGKRVFLINTLLTAAFALALSYTNGYNLLLTLALGVGLAGVSFAVGNAWIAQWVPTARQGLALGTFGAGNAGASLTKLLAPALLAVVPAGLLIPGGWHFVPFVFALLLLACAAFTYRLAPADHAQPNGRTLADWVRPLVKVQVWRFGLYYVVFFGAYVALSLFLPKYYVDHYDIPLAQAGLLTALFIFPASLLRPVGGFLSDRFGPRAVTVTSFAVMLLALIPLTRELPLTPFMLLTTVVGLGMGVGKASTYTLVAQWYPGQMGTVGGLVGLLGGLGGFILPLLFTALKASLGPQAAFIILLTVAAASTAVFVGSMLRLKATGQQPTFA; the protein is encoded by the coding sequence ATGACGCACGCCCCCAGCGCCCTCACCTCGGCCCCGGCCCTCACCGGGAACGCCCCCCTGACCCCGGACGCCCGCCGCGTCGTGACCCTGGCCACCCTGGGTTTCACGCTGATGTTCGCCGTGTGGCTGATGTTCGCCATCGTCGGCCTGCCCATCCGCAAGGAACTCGGCCTGACCGACGCGCAGTTCACGCTGCTGACCGCCATCCCGGTCCTGACCGGCTCGCTGCTGCGCCTCCCGGCTGGCATCTGGGCTGACCGTTACGGTGGGAAGCGCGTGTTCCTGATCAACACCCTGCTGACCGCCGCGTTCGCTCTGGCGCTCTCGTACACTAACGGGTACAACCTGCTGCTGACCCTCGCGCTCGGCGTCGGCCTCGCCGGGGTCAGCTTCGCCGTCGGGAACGCCTGGATCGCCCAGTGGGTCCCCACCGCCCGCCAGGGCCTTGCGCTCGGCACGTTCGGCGCCGGGAACGCCGGGGCCAGCCTCACCAAACTGCTGGCCCCCGCCCTGCTGGCCGTCGTGCCCGCCGGACTGCTGATCCCCGGCGGGTGGCACTTCGTGCCGTTCGTGTTCGCGCTGCTGCTCCTCGCCTGCGCCGCCTTCACCTACCGTCTCGCGCCCGCCGACCACGCCCAGCCCAACGGCCGCACCCTGGCCGACTGGGTCCGCCCCCTGGTCAAGGTGCAGGTCTGGCGCTTCGGGCTGTACTACGTGGTCTTCTTCGGCGCGTACGTCGCCCTGAGCCTCTTCCTGCCCAAGTACTACGTGGATCACTACGACATTCCGCTGGCGCAGGCGGGCCTGCTGACCGCGCTGTTCATCTTCCCGGCCAGCCTGCTGCGCCCCGTCGGCGGGTTCCTCAGTGACCGCTTCGGCCCGCGCGCCGTGACCGTCACCTCGTTCGCCGTGATGCTGCTGGCCCTGATCCCCCTGACCCGCGAACTGCCCCTCACGCCCTTCATGCTCCTGACCACCGTCGTCGGCCTCGGCATGGGCGTCGGCAAGGCCAGCACCTACACCCTGGTCGCCCAGTGGTACCCCGGCCAGATGGGCACCGTCGGCGGCCTCGTCGGCCTGCTCGGCGGTCTGGGCGGCTTCATCCTGCCCCTGCTGTTCACCGCCCTGAAAGCCAGCCTCGGCCCGCAGGCGGCCTTCATCATTCTGCTGACCGTCGCCGCTGCCAGCACCGCCGTCTTCGTGGGGAGCATGCTGCGCCTGAAAGCAACCGGACAGCAGCCCACCTTCGCCTGA
- the nirB gene encoding nitrite reductase large subunit NirB → MTPTQAPSTPHVVIIGSGMVGHRLVEQLRAQASAQAVNITVLSEESRLAYDRVHLSSHLDDPQPDLSLATDADYAAQGVNVVYGRATDVNLETREVTVTGRTLTYDALVFATGSVPFVPPVPGRDASGCFVYRTLDDLNAIREAARSARTGVVIGGGLLGLEAAGALRKLGLDTHVVEFAPHLMPAQLDAEGGATLRRTIEGMGIGVHTGKSTEAITSSEQGRVTGLNFTDGTRLETDLVVFSAGIRPRDELARQTGLTVGERGGIRIDDTGRTSNPHVYAAGECALHDGRIYGLVAPGYQMAKVTATNVLRELGVLSGEALHFRGADLSTKLKLLGVEVGSFGDARGVTPDCRTVSLSDNVRGTYSKLVLSADGTTVLGGLLVGDTARYSDLLDLTLSGTPLTVPPETLIVPPLPGGAVMTSADALICSCENVRASALCAAVQDGARDVASLKKCTGAGTGCGGCVPGMHGLLQTELRRLGETVTNHLCEHYAYSRQELFDLIRVKGHMTWDEVLAAHGTGLGCEICKPAVGSILASLHNELIMKPQHAPLQDTNDAFLANIQKNGTYSVMPRVPGGEITADGLIAIGAVAKRFGLYCKITGGQRIDLLGAHRDDLPAIWEDLIAAGFESGHAYGKSLRTVKSCVGSTWCRYGVQDSTSLAVRLELRYRGLRSPHKLKSGVSGCTRECAEARSKDFGIIATERGWNVYVGGNGGVTPRHAVLLASDLSEDGVITLLDRYLMFYVRTADRLQRTSTWLENLDGGLEYLKSVIVDDHLGICAELEAGMARHVGTYQDEWAAAVADPAIRARFRTFVNSDARDDGVQWVDERGQIRPASPHELTPLPMAGGDD, encoded by the coding sequence ATGACCCCAACCCAGGCTCCCAGCACACCGCACGTCGTCATCATCGGTAGCGGCATGGTCGGTCACCGTCTGGTCGAGCAACTGCGCGCCCAGGCCAGCGCACAGGCAGTGAACATCACGGTCCTCAGCGAGGAAAGCCGCCTCGCGTACGACCGCGTGCACCTCAGCAGCCACCTGGACGATCCGCAACCCGACCTGTCACTGGCCACCGACGCCGACTACGCCGCGCAGGGCGTGAACGTGGTGTACGGCCGCGCCACGGACGTGAACCTGGAGACGCGCGAGGTGACGGTCACCGGGCGCACCCTGACGTACGACGCGCTGGTGTTCGCCACCGGCTCGGTGCCGTTCGTGCCGCCCGTGCCGGGCCGGGATGCCAGCGGGTGCTTCGTGTACCGCACGCTGGACGACCTGAACGCCATCCGCGAGGCGGCCCGCAGCGCCCGGACCGGCGTGGTGATCGGCGGCGGCCTGCTGGGCCTGGAAGCCGCCGGGGCGCTGCGCAAGCTGGGCCTGGACACGCACGTCGTGGAGTTCGCCCCGCACCTGATGCCCGCCCAGCTGGACGCCGAGGGCGGGGCCACACTGCGCCGCACCATCGAGGGCATGGGCATCGGCGTGCACACCGGAAAATCCACGGAAGCGATCACCAGCAGCGAGCAGGGCCGCGTGACCGGCCTGAACTTCACGGACGGCACCCGCCTGGAAACGGACCTCGTGGTGTTCAGCGCCGGCATCCGCCCGCGCGACGAGCTGGCCCGGCAGACGGGTCTGACGGTCGGAGAGCGCGGCGGCATCCGGATCGACGACACGGGCCGCACCAGCAACCCGCACGTGTACGCCGCAGGCGAGTGCGCGCTGCATGACGGCCGCATCTACGGTCTGGTCGCGCCCGGCTACCAGATGGCGAAGGTGACGGCCACGAACGTCCTGCGGGAACTTGGCGTGCTGTCCGGTGAAGCGCTTCATTTCCGGGGCGCGGACCTCAGCACCAAGCTGAAACTGCTGGGCGTGGAGGTCGGCTCGTTCGGCGACGCCCGGGGCGTCACGCCGGACTGCCGCACGGTGTCCTTGAGCGACAACGTGCGCGGCACGTACAGCAAACTGGTGCTGTCGGCCGACGGGACGACCGTGCTGGGCGGCCTGCTGGTCGGGGATACCGCCCGCTACAGTGACCTGCTGGACCTGACGCTGTCCGGCACGCCGCTGACCGTGCCGCCCGAGACGCTGATCGTGCCGCCTCTGCCGGGCGGGGCCGTCATGACCAGCGCCGACGCGCTGATCTGCTCGTGCGAGAACGTGCGCGCCAGCGCCCTGTGCGCCGCCGTGCAGGACGGTGCACGCGACGTGGCCAGCCTGAAGAAATGCACCGGGGCCGGCACCGGCTGCGGCGGCTGCGTGCCGGGCATGCACGGCCTGCTCCAGACCGAGCTGCGCCGCCTGGGCGAGACGGTCACCAACCACCTGTGCGAGCACTACGCGTACTCCCGCCAGGAGCTGTTCGACCTGATCCGCGTGAAGGGCCACATGACCTGGGACGAGGTGCTCGCTGCGCACGGCACCGGCCTGGGCTGCGAGATCTGCAAACCCGCCGTGGGCAGCATCCTGGCGAGCCTGCACAACGAGCTGATCATGAAGCCTCAGCACGCGCCGCTGCAGGACACGAACGACGCGTTCCTGGCGAACATCCAGAAGAACGGCACGTACTCGGTCATGCCGCGCGTGCCGGGCGGCGAGATCACCGCCGACGGACTGATCGCCATCGGCGCGGTCGCCAAACGCTTCGGGCTGTACTGCAAGATCACGGGCGGGCAGCGCATCGACCTGCTCGGCGCGCACCGTGACGACCTGCCCGCCATCTGGGAGGACCTGATCGCGGCCGGTTTCGAGAGCGGACATGCGTACGGCAAGAGCCTGCGCACGGTCAAGAGCTGCGTCGGATCCACCTGGTGCCGCTACGGCGTGCAGGACAGCACCAGTCTCGCCGTGCGCCTGGAACTGCGCTACCGGGGCCTGCGCAGCCCGCACAAACTGAAAAGTGGCGTCTCGGGCTGCACGCGCGAGTGCGCCGAGGCGCGCAGCAAGGACTTCGGGATCATCGCCACCGAGCGCGGCTGGAACGTGTACGTCGGCGGGAACGGCGGCGTGACGCCCAGGCACGCCGTGCTGCTCGCCAGTGACCTGAGCGAGGACGGGGTCATCACGCTGCTCGACCGCTACCTGATGTTCTACGTGCGCACCGCCGACCGCCTGCAGCGCACCAGCACGTGGCTGGAGAACCTGGACGGCGGCCTGGAGTACCTGAAGTCCGTGATCGTCGACGACCACCTGGGCATCTGCGCCGAACTGGAAGCCGGGATGGCCCGCCACGTCGGCACGTACCAGGACGAATGGGCGGCCGCCGTGGCCGACCCGGCGATCCGGGCGCGCTTCCGCACCTTCGTGAACAGCGACGCCCGCGATGACGGCGTGCAGTGGGTGGACGAGCGCGGGCAGATCCGCCCGGCCTCCCCGCACGAACTGACGCCGCTGCCCATGGCGGGCGGCGACGACTGA